The following coding sequences are from one Acomys russatus chromosome 16, mAcoRus1.1, whole genome shotgun sequence window:
- the LOC127200676 gene encoding spermatogenesis-associated protein 21 yields SGSRGQKTKRPSSTRRRPPQKPGTPLTRYVQEEQADRVQAGQLPQSEAAAAMATKDQTPPRGREMKDPEATHPDWSSSPDAGSQSSTDDSLLPLTPRQLAAFQDIFKLFSCSPTGTVDMHSLKVALRNVGIQLGPQEMCEALRLADLDGDGIVSFKDFLGVLTDNHRLAQCMGQMKGNRTCDSAGLQTLFLEVLFKLLSQGLVPFKSRQEVISYYFKKQRALRLSQCGSRRARGQGRSARTHTGLNFFCQAARIGGLSSSQLARSLHTLYRTGGRSPYAQIPNLTGRPRPERRISNRAPGPDVRLPKPQQPGRPKLPSNLGPLSKGPLRPPSGIMSQPLEQMRPSKLVSSPPTLVQKHPASPSPGYFQRPAMKSLYK; encoded by the exons TcaggcagcagaggccagaagaccaaGAGACCCTCATCGACACGGAGAAG GCCTCCACAGAAGCCTGGGACTCCCCTCACAAGATACGTACAGGAGGAGCAGGCTGACAGGGTGCAGGCAGGCCAGCTGCCCcagtcagaggcagcagcagccatggccacAAAGGACCAGACCCCACcgagaggaagagagatgaaggaCCCCGAAGCTACCCATCCTGATTGGTCATCAAGCCCAGATGCTGGGTCTCAGAG TTCGACCGATGACAGCCTGCTACCCCTGACACCTCGGCAGCTGGCAG CCTTCCAGGATATCTTCAAACTGTTCAGTTGCAGCCCAACAGGCACTGTGGACATGCACAGCCTGAAAGTGGCTCTGCGCAATGTGGGTATCCAGCTGGGCCCCCAGGAGATGTGTGAGGCTCTTCGGCTGGCTGACTTAGATG GTGACGGAATTGTAAGCTTCAAGGACTTCCTAGGTGTCCTCACTGACAACCACCGCCTGGCACAgtgcatgg GCCAAATGAAGGGCAACCGGACCTGTGACTCCGCGGGCCTGCAGACCCTCTTCCTCGAGGTGCTATTCAAACTGCTCAGTCAGGGCTTAGTGCCCTTCAAATCGAGGCAGGAGGTGATAAG TTACTATTTCAAGAAGCAGCGGGCTCTGCGGCTGAGCCAGTGCGGTAGTCGCCGGGCGCGCGGCCAGGGTCGGTCTGCGCGTACGCACACTGGCCTCAACTTCTTCTGCCAGGCGGCGCGCATCGGCggcctctccagctcccagctggCACGCTCCCTGCACACACTGTACAGAACGG GTGGGCGCAGCCCCTATGCTCAGATTCCCAACCTGACTGGGCGCCCGAGGCCAGAACGCAGGATCTCGAACCGAGCCCCAGGTCCAGATGTCCGCCTCCCCAAACCCCAACAGCCAGGCCGTCCCAAGCTCCCTTCCAACCTGGGGCCACTCAGCAAAG GTCCCCTCCGCCCTCCCTCCGGAATAATGAGCCAGCCGCTGGAGCAAATGCGCCCCTCGAAGCTGGTTTCCTCCCCGCCAACTCTAGTGCAGAAGCACCCCGCCTCCCCTTCACCAGGCTATTTCCAGAGACCTGCTATGAAGAGCTTGTACAAGTAA
- the Spata32 gene encoding spermatogenesis-associated protein 32: MGSPGGERKGVQFLLLHFRLKPFQLEAELPKQEPPPKVQPDPDPGPVPQLEEMGPAVPSKPTSAARGESPEQEIYKVESPKSYKEELSSTNRTWTFSASSSHREEEQVPTQFRSIRVQTSTHLFWANKLIQASEHSLQQALEKHPKSAREKKSVSISQVLTECPPLPSSPPVSCTNLPTSIGLAELINFASSLAVASSSNKELPTLGSMIKSTSERPQDASMELCQPIQAIKFSQATQITQISSEKTDKSPQDVTSHKSWTQETRNVACSYLDFSKTGLKKATIQGEVKFIQAPATSSPLQGVKEDSVPGTKKGNPLLLKIHFKLSPPSPPEK; the protein is encoded by the exons ATGGGGAGTCCTGGGGGGGAAAGAAAGGGTGTCCAGTTCCTGTTGCTTCACTTTCGCTTGAAACCCTTTCAGCTGGAAGCAGAATTGCCAAAGCAGGAGCCCCCACCCAAAGTACAGCCAGACCCAGATCCAGGCCCAGTACCACAGCTGGAGGAGATGGGTCCAGCAGTGCCCTCTAAACCTACATCTGCAGCTAGAGGAGAAAGCCCAGAGCAGGAGATCTACAAGGTCGAATCCCCCAAGAGCTACAAGGAAGAGCTGTCATCCACAAACAGGACCTGGACCTTCAGCGCAAGCTCAAGCcacagggaggaggagcaggtgcCCACCCAGTTCCGCTCCATCCGCGTGCAGACCTCCACACACCTTTTCTGGGCAAACAAGCTCATCCAGGCGTCAGAGCACAGCCTGCAGCAGGCCTTAGAGAAACATCCCAAGAGTGCCCGGGAAAAGAAGTCTGTCTCCATATCCCAGGTTCTCACAGAATGCCCCCCACTGCCATCAAGCCCCCCCGTGTCTTGCACCAACCTGCCCACATCCATTGGCCTGGCAGAGCTGATCAATTTTGCATCGTCCCTGGCCGTAGCCTCCTCCAGCAACAAGGAATTGCCTACCTTAGGGAGTATGATCAAAAGTACCTCTGAGAGGCCCCAAGACGCCTCTATGGAGCTTTGCCAGCCTATCCAGGCTATCAAGTTTTCCCAGGCTACCCAGATTACCCAGATATCCTCAGAGAAGACAGACAAATCACCCCAAGATGTGACAAGTCACAAATCTTGGACTCAGGAAACCAGGAATGTAGCTTGCTCTTACCTAGATTTTAGCAAGACAGGGCTCAAAAAGGCTACCATCCAAGGTGAAGTGAAGTTCATCCAGGCACCAGCCACATCCTCCCCGCTTCAGGGAGTCAAAGAAGA CTCGGTGCCGGGAACCAAGAAAGGGAATCCATTATTGCTGAAAATCCATTTTAAGCTGTCCCCCCCATCACCCCCAGAGAAATGA